The following proteins are encoded in a genomic region of Populus trichocarpa isolate Nisqually-1 chromosome 13, P.trichocarpa_v4.1, whole genome shotgun sequence:
- the LOC7473284 gene encoding putative receptor-like protein kinase At3g47110, producing the protein MSYHQNFIVTVFCLICYLMPAKSAFVCNFTDCQALFKFKAGIISDPEGQLQDWKEANPFCNWTGITCHQSIQNRVIDLELTNMDLQGSISPFLSNLSLLTKLSLQSNSFHGEIPTTLGVLSQLEYLNMSENKLTGAFPASLHGCQSLKFLDLTTNSLSGVIPEELGWMKNLTFLAISQNNLSGVIPAFLSNLTELTRLELAVNYFTGKIPWELGALTRLEILYLHLNFLEGAIPSSLSNCTALREISLIENRISGELPAEMGNKLQNLQKLYFINNNISGRIPVTFSNLSQITLLDLSINYLEGEVPEELGKLKNLEILYLHSNNLVSNSSLSFLTALTNCSFLQKLHLGSCLFAGSLPASIGNLSKDLYYFNLLNNRIRGEIPDSIGNLSGLVTLHLWDNRLDGTIPATFGKLKLLQRLYLGRNKLQGSIPDEMGQMENLGLLDLGNNSITGSIPSSLGNLSQLRYLDLSQNSLSGNIPIKLSQCTLMMQLDLSFNNLQGPLPPEITLLVNLNLFLNFSNNNLDGEIPASIGKLVSVQAIDLSVNKFSGMISSSIGSCASLEYLNLSKNMIEGTIPESLKQITYLKVLDLSFNHLTGRVPIWLANASVMQNFNFSYNRLTGEVPSTGRFKNLNGSSLIGNAGLCGGSALMRLQPCVVQKKRRKVRKWAYYLLAITISCSLLLLIFVWVCVRKLFNKKSEAESEEPILMASPSFHGGRNLTQRELEIATNGFNDANLLGRGSFGSVYKAWIDDSISCVAVKVLIEDNRQSYKSLKRECQILSGIKHRNLVKMIGSIWSSQFKALILEFVGNGNLEQHLYPSESEGENCRLTLKERLGIAIDIANALEYLHVGCSTQVVHCDLKPQNVLLDDDMVAHVADFGIGKLIFADKPTEYSTTTSVVRGSVGYIPPEYGQSTEVSSRGDVYSFGLMLLELITRKKPTSEMFADGLDLRKWVDAAFPHHILEIVDMSLKQESLSGDASGDLQKLEQCCLQVLNAGMMCTEENPLRRPPISLVTGELQLTWKEMGFDRLSMAGKESYDSDSV; encoded by the exons TTTACTGATTGTCAAGCCCTTTTTAAATTCAAGGCAGGCATAATAAGTGATCCAGAAGGTCAACTCCAAGATTGGAAGGAAGCCAATCCCTTCTGTAACTGGACTGGAATTACATGCCACCAATCTATCCAAAACCGGGTTATAGATCTTGAGCTCACAAACATGGACTTACAAGGAAGTATATCACCATTTCTATCCAATCTTTCTCTTCTCACCAAGCTTTCTTTGCAGAGTAATAGTTTCCATGGAGAAATCCCAACTACCTTGGGAGTACTCTCACAGCTAGAATATCTGAATATGAGTGAAAATAAGCTCACCGGTGCCTTTCCAGCTTCACTACATGGTTGCCAAAGCTTGAAATTTCTAGACTTGACTACCAACAGCCTGTCTGGGGTCATTCCTGAAGAACTTGGCTGGATGAAGAACCTGACATTTTTAGCTATCTCTCAAAACAACCTCTCTGGGGTCATTCCAGCCTTTTTATCAAACCTGACAGAATTGACCCGACTAGAATTAGCTGTGAATTACTTTACTGGTAAAATTCCATGGGAACTAGGAGCTTTGACCAGGCTAGAGATTTTGTATTTGCACCTGAACTTTCTTGAGGGAGCAATACCTTCATCACTAAGTAATTGCACTGCATTACGTGAAATTTCATTGATTGAGAATCGGATATCAGGAGAACTCCCTGCTGAAATGGGGAACAAGCTCCAAAACTTGCAGAAGTTGtattttataaacaacaacatttCTGGCAGGATTCCAGTGACATTCTCAAATCTTTCACAAATAACACTGCTTGATTTGAGTATCAATTACTTAGAGGGTGAGGTTCCTGAGGAACTGGGGAAGTTGAAGAACCTTGAGATCCTTTACCTTCATAGCAACAACCTGGTTAGCAATTCTTCTCTCAGTTTTCTTACTGCTCTTACAAACTGTTCATTTCTGCAGAAACTGCACTTAGGCTCGTGCTTATTTGCTGGGAGTTTACCAGCTTCCATTGGGAATCTGTCAAAAGACCTCTATTATTTCAATCTTTTGAATAACCGTATAAGGGGAGAGATTCCAGATAGTATTGGCAACTTGAGTGGCCTCGTGACCCTCCATCTGTGGGACAACCGATTGGATGGAACAATTCCAGCAACTTTTGGAAAGCTGAAGCTGTTGCAAAGACTATATTTGGGGAGAAACAAGCTTCAAGGTTCTATTCCAGATGAAATGGGGCAGATGGAAAACCTTGGTTTACTTGATCTTGGTAATAACTCCATAACTGGGTCAATCCCATCTTCACTTGGTAACCTCTCACAGTTGAGATACCTGGACCTATCTCAGAATAGCTTATCAGGAAATATTCCCATCAAACTCAGCCAGTGCACTCTCATGATGCAACTGGATCTATCTTTTAACAATCTTCAGGGGCCTCTTCCACCAGAAATCACCCTTTTGGTTAACTTGAATCTCTTCCTCAACTTTTCAAATAACAATCTAGATGGGGAAATACCTGCAAGTATTGGAAAGCTGGTATCTGTACAAGCTATTGACTTGTCAGTGAATAAATTTTCTGGCATGATATCAAGTTCGATTGGAAGTTGTGCATCTTTGGAGTACTTGAACCTATCCAAGAACATGATTGAAGGTACAATTCCAGAATCCTTGAAAcaaattacatatttaaaagTCCTGGACTTGTCTTTTAATCACTTAACAGGCAGAGTTCCGATCTGGCTTGCCAATGCCTCAGTGATgcagaattttaatttttcctatAATAGATTAACAGGAGAGGTTCCAAGTACGGGAAggtttaaaaatcttaatggAAGCTCATTGATAGGAAATGCAGGCTTGTGTGGTGGTTCTGCACTAATGAGACTCCAGCCATGTGTGGttcagaagaaaaggagaaaggtAAGGAAATGGGCATATTATTTGCTTGCAATTACGATTAGTTGTTCTTTATTGCTCTTGATATTTGTCTGGGTCTGCGTTcgaaaattatttaataagaaaTCCGAGGCAGAATCTGAAGAACCAATTCTAATGGCTTCCCCATCCTTTCATGGAGGCCGAAATTTGACTCAAAGAGAGCTTGAAATTGCAACCAATGGTTTCAATGATGCCAATCTCTTGGGGAGAGGAAGCTTTGGATCTGTTTATAAAGCATGGATTGATGATAGCATATCTTGTGTTGCGGTTAAGGTTCTAATTGAAGACAATAGGCAGAGTTACAAAAGCCTAAAAAGGGAATGccaaatattgtcaggaattaaGCATCGGAATCTGGTTAAAATGATTGGATCAATCTGGAGTTCACAGTTCAAGGCTCTTATCCTTGAGTTTGTAGGTAATGGAAACTTGGAACAGCATCTTTATCCAAGTGAATCTGAAGGAGAAAATTGTCGATTGACATTGAAGGAAAGATTAGGAATAGCAATAGATATTGCAAATGCCTTGGAGTATCTTCATGTGGGATGCTCAACTCAAGTCGTGCACTGTGATCTGAAACCACAAAATGTTCTTCTTGACGATGATATGGTGGCCCATGTTGCTGATTTTGGAATAGGAAAGCTCATTTTTGCTGATAAACCAACTGAATATTCTACCACCACAAGTGTTGTGCGAGGATCTGTTGGTTATATTCCTCCAG AATATGGACAGAGTACTGAAGTATCATCTAGAGGAGACGTATATAGCTTCGGCCTCATGCTGCTTGAATTGATAACGCGGAAGAAACCAACAAGCGAAATGTTTGCAGATGGACTTGATCTAAGGAAGTGGGTGGACGCTGCATTTCCTCACCATATTTTGGAAATTGTAGACATGTCATTGAAGCAGGAGTCACTTTCAGGAGATGCAAGTGGTGATTTACAAAAGCTGGAGCAATGCTGTCTTCAAGTGCTAAATGCAGGGATGATGTGCACAGAAGAGAACCCACTGAGGCGTCCACCGATCTCTTTGGTCACGGGAGAGCTTCAGCTTACTTGGAAAGAAATGGGATTTGACAGATTAAGCATGGCTGGAAAAGAATCATATGATTCTGACAGTGTTTGA